The Micromonospora sediminicola genome contains a region encoding:
- a CDS encoding WXG100-like domain-containing protein produces MGLQLPGELITALGWIGYTWPEADEVKLFEMGQAWIEFAGRIGAAAGEADAAAAQVWTQNVGPAVAAFQKWWGGEQNGPLVLHDSMPAAVLLGAGLIICAAIVLALKIAVIVQLAILAFEVAQAIATAVVTFGASLAEIPIFQVITREIVGALIDQVIGRLLDA; encoded by the coding sequence GTGGGACTGCAACTGCCCGGTGAGCTGATCACCGCGCTCGGCTGGATCGGCTACACCTGGCCGGAGGCCGACGAGGTGAAGCTCTTCGAGATGGGCCAGGCGTGGATCGAGTTCGCCGGCCGGATCGGGGCGGCGGCCGGTGAGGCGGACGCGGCGGCGGCACAGGTGTGGACGCAGAACGTGGGGCCGGCGGTGGCCGCGTTCCAGAAGTGGTGGGGCGGCGAGCAGAACGGGCCGCTGGTGCTGCACGACAGCATGCCGGCGGCCGTGCTGCTCGGCGCCGGGCTGATCATCTGCGCGGCGATCGTGCTGGCGTTGAAGATCGCGGTGATCGTGCAGCTGGCGATCCTCGCCTTCGAGGTGGCCCAGGCGATCGCCACCGCCGTGGTCACGTTCGGGGCGTCGCTGGCCGAGATCCCGATCTTCCAGGTGATCACCCGGGAGATCGTCGGCGCGCTGATCGACCAGGTCATCGGCCGGCTGCTCGATGCCTAG
- a CDS encoding endonuclease, with protein MPSPRRGRGAAAKPAAGRIVRKAVEKLEKPIVRVTGPNHNLPTRVVRVERRDFHATAQFRRKMAALKKLSDEGKLYKATNPVQRDKSITDGYKERIRQKIWDKYWPHDKDLANRLSQRLSDYHPDHVWELQLGGPDTVDNLKLLHGRTNTDIGSQIWGQIQNLPDGTPIRIEVVD; from the coding sequence ATGCCTAGCCCGAGACGCGGCCGGGGCGCCGCCGCGAAGCCGGCTGCCGGCAGGATCGTCCGCAAGGCGGTCGAGAAGCTGGAGAAGCCGATCGTCCGGGTCACCGGGCCGAACCACAACCTGCCCACCAGGGTCGTGCGCGTGGAGCGCCGCGACTTCCACGCCACCGCCCAGTTCCGGCGCAAGATGGCGGCGCTCAAGAAGCTCAGCGACGAGGGCAAGCTCTACAAGGCCACCAACCCGGTCCAGCGGGACAAGAGCATCACCGACGGCTACAAGGAGCGGATCCGGCAGAAGATCTGGGACAAGTACTGGCCGCACGACAAGGACCTCGCCAACCGGCTCAGCCAACGACTCAGCGACTACCACCCCGACCACGTGTGGGAACTGCAGCTCGGCGGGCCGGACACCGTCGACAACCTCAAGCTGCTGCATGGTAGAACCAACACAGACATCGGCTCCCAGATCTGGGGGCAGATCCAGAATCTGCCGGACGGGACCCCGATCCGAATAGAGGTAGTGGATTGA
- a CDS encoding SUKH-4 family immunity protein, producing the protein MTPDLAQLLDELRADLAEEEPASLAYAQIGDPADEGEVPAELPTGLREFLLVADGLRAGAIELASSGRLAAVQYFLDYAPDFSPIPQDKAGWLVVGTRSDEPIFLERATGAVWYFPPTGTEWFMGDAFAELAPDLDSFVHYYVLGPGYAELVTDDDQWYAFLHRQGLLDEADEDDGAQP; encoded by the coding sequence TTGACTCCCGATCTTGCGCAGCTGCTCGACGAACTCCGCGCCGACCTGGCCGAGGAGGAGCCGGCCAGTCTCGCGTACGCGCAGATCGGCGACCCGGCCGACGAGGGTGAGGTGCCGGCGGAGCTGCCGACCGGCCTGCGCGAGTTCCTGCTCGTCGCCGACGGCCTGCGGGCCGGCGCGATCGAGCTGGCGTCGTCCGGCCGGCTGGCCGCGGTGCAATACTTCCTCGACTACGCGCCCGACTTCTCCCCCATCCCCCAGGACAAGGCCGGCTGGCTGGTCGTCGGCACCCGCAGCGACGAGCCGATCTTCCTGGAGCGCGCCACCGGCGCGGTCTGGTACTTCCCCCCGACCGGCACCGAGTGGTTCATGGGCGACGCCTTCGCGGAGCTGGCCCCCGACCTCGACTCGTTCGTGCACTACTACGTCCTCGGCCCCGGCTACGCCGAGCTGGTCACCGACGACGACCAGTGGTACGCGTTCCTGCACCGGCAGGGCCTGCTCGACGAGGCGGACGAGGACGACGGGGCACAGCCGTGA
- a CDS encoding SUKH-4 family immunity protein: MTVTREQLTALWGERGVVYFPDQRFDAVLGPLGPEVFPPDGALPVEVPILFTVDVTVPDVELFSTLAIELGDQGPRPYVVLGCSPEDPALLFCLDAGTGEVLLLDLDTPNLETVNRTFAAFVEFLYRLGQLIATDPGGRERAARAAAIREDLRTVDPAAFADPESWWNMAFDELESTA; this comes from the coding sequence GTGACCGTCACCCGCGAGCAGCTCACCGCGCTCTGGGGTGAGCGGGGCGTCGTCTACTTCCCCGACCAGCGCTTCGACGCCGTCCTCGGGCCGCTCGGCCCGGAGGTCTTCCCGCCCGACGGCGCGCTCCCGGTCGAGGTGCCGATCCTGTTCACCGTGGACGTCACGGTCCCCGACGTCGAGCTGTTCTCCACCCTGGCGATCGAGCTGGGCGACCAGGGCCCCCGCCCGTACGTCGTGCTGGGCTGCTCCCCGGAGGATCCCGCGCTGCTGTTCTGCCTGGACGCGGGCACCGGCGAGGTGCTCCTGCTCGACCTGGACACGCCCAACCTGGAGACGGTGAACCGCACCTTCGCCGCGTTCGTGGAGTTCCTCTACCGGTTGGGGCAGCTCATCGCGACCGACCCGGGCGGGCGGGAGCGGGCCGCCCGGGCGGCGGCGATCCGGGAGGACCTGCGCACGGTCGACCCGGCGGCGTTCGCCGACCCGGAGTCCTGGTGGAACATGGCCTTCGACGAGCTGGAGTCCACCGCCTGA
- a CDS encoding vWA domain-containing protein: MTATATVLDRDKLLTARLYAARARPYLATALFALHVVESRRVPTMAVDRHWRCYVSPLFVDRTPVEDLAGVWVHEVSHLLRDHHGRGDRVVREQGLTGPAERLRINIAADCEINDDAYGDGLVKPEGAVEPRSLRLPDGELMEEYLRQFRLGPLTQHLAWLDCGSGADGLDREWDLGPDGAHGLTEQERDAVRFRVAEGITGRPGTAPRGWRRWAEEVFHPPQPWRELLGAAVRSAVSASGAGDDYTYGRPSRRSTGVSGVVLPALRRRPPRVCVVVDTSGSVSDSELGSALLEVTAIARAVGGRRDLVSVLPCDAAADRVLALCRAEDLPLVGGGGTDLRAGFARALRDSRRPDVVVVLTDGQTPWPAARPACRTVVGLFPRQTRWSEHTDRVPTSPPDWARVVTIGATSR; the protein is encoded by the coding sequence ATGACCGCCACGGCGACGGTCCTGGACCGGGACAAGCTGCTCACCGCGCGCCTCTACGCCGCGCGGGCCCGCCCCTACCTCGCGACGGCGCTGTTCGCGCTGCACGTGGTCGAGTCCCGACGCGTCCCCACCATGGCCGTGGACCGGCACTGGCGGTGCTACGTCTCACCGCTGTTCGTGGACCGGACGCCGGTCGAGGACCTCGCCGGCGTGTGGGTGCACGAGGTGTCCCACCTGCTGCGGGACCACCACGGTCGAGGCGACCGGGTGGTCCGGGAGCAGGGGCTGACCGGGCCGGCGGAGCGGCTGCGGATCAACATCGCCGCGGACTGCGAGATCAACGACGACGCGTACGGCGACGGGCTGGTCAAGCCCGAGGGCGCCGTCGAACCCCGCAGCCTGCGGCTGCCCGACGGCGAGCTGATGGAGGAGTACCTGCGGCAGTTCCGGCTCGGGCCGCTCACCCAGCACCTGGCCTGGTTGGACTGCGGCAGCGGCGCCGACGGTCTCGACCGGGAGTGGGACCTGGGGCCGGACGGCGCGCACGGGCTGACCGAGCAGGAACGGGACGCCGTGCGGTTTCGCGTCGCCGAGGGCATCACCGGCCGCCCCGGGACCGCGCCCCGGGGGTGGCGACGGTGGGCGGAGGAGGTGTTCCATCCGCCGCAGCCCTGGCGGGAGCTTCTGGGCGCCGCCGTCCGGTCGGCGGTCTCCGCCTCCGGCGCGGGCGACGACTACACCTACGGCCGCCCGTCGCGGCGGTCCACCGGCGTCAGCGGAGTTGTCCTGCCGGCGCTGCGCCGCCGACCGCCACGCGTCTGCGTCGTCGTCGACACCTCCGGTTCGGTCAGCGACAGCGAGCTGGGCAGCGCGCTGCTGGAGGTCACCGCGATCGCGCGCGCCGTCGGCGGCCGGCGGGACCTGGTGAGCGTGCTGCCCTGTGACGCCGCCGCCGACCGGGTGCTGGCGCTGTGCCGGGCCGAGGACCTTCCGCTGGTCGGTGGCGGGGGCACGGACCTGCGTGCCGGTTTCGCCCGGGCGCTGCGGGACAGCCGCCGCCCCGACGTCGTCGTCGTGCTGACCGACGGGCAGACGCCGTGGCCCGCCGCGCGGCCGGCCTGCCGGACGGTCGTGGGCCTGTTTCCCCGGCAGACGCGGTGGAGCGAACACACCGACCGGGTGCCGACGTCGCCGCCGGACTGGGCCCGGGTGGTCACCATCGGCGCGACGTCGCGGTGA
- a CDS encoding AAA family ATPase gives MPARSTLPARPQSTQLDVAADLLTLLGDTATEPRPDPQLEALTLAVAADLPVLLWGAPGIGKTAALTQLAAALDLPLTTVIASVHEPSDFAGLPVVGDDPATQGVPMAPPDWAVRLVRAGRGLLFLDELSTAPPAVQAALLRLVLERRVGSLRLPPEVRIVAAANPRSAAADGWELSPPLANRFVHLQWSHDHEVVVRGLGGTWPRATMPRLDPARLTDAVGYARRAVCGLLSTRPTLVHRLPTSEAGRGGAWPSPRSWEMALRLIAFAEAAGTSRDVLSTLVRGAVGDGPGLELLASLDRMDLPDPEELLADPAAAVLPERGDLRQAVLDAVVEAVRRRPDRSRWDAAWTVLGRAVETGAPDLVVVPATTLARLRREDWDVPAVIDRVMPVASLARRADETAERVAATTGASR, from the coding sequence ATGCCTGCTCGCTCCACCCTGCCCGCCCGTCCACAGTCGACGCAGCTCGACGTCGCCGCCGACCTGCTCACCCTGCTCGGTGACACCGCCACCGAGCCGCGCCCCGATCCGCAACTGGAGGCGCTGACCCTCGCCGTGGCGGCCGACCTGCCGGTGCTGCTCTGGGGCGCCCCCGGCATCGGCAAGACGGCCGCGCTGACCCAGCTCGCCGCCGCGCTGGACCTGCCGCTGACCACCGTCATCGCCAGCGTGCACGAGCCGTCCGACTTCGCCGGACTGCCGGTGGTCGGCGACGACCCGGCGACCCAGGGCGTGCCGATGGCGCCACCGGACTGGGCGGTCCGCCTGGTCCGCGCCGGCCGGGGGCTGCTGTTCCTGGACGAGCTGTCCACCGCCCCGCCGGCGGTGCAGGCGGCCCTGCTCCGCCTCGTCCTCGAACGGCGCGTCGGCAGCCTGCGCCTGCCACCGGAGGTCCGGATCGTGGCCGCCGCCAACCCCCGCAGCGCGGCCGCGGACGGCTGGGAACTGAGCCCGCCGCTGGCCAACCGCTTCGTGCACCTGCAGTGGAGCCACGACCACGAGGTCGTCGTCCGGGGTCTCGGCGGGACGTGGCCCCGCGCCACGATGCCCCGGCTCGACCCGGCGCGGCTGACCGACGCCGTCGGGTACGCCCGGCGGGCGGTGTGCGGTCTGTTGTCGACGCGCCCCACGCTGGTGCACCGGCTGCCCACCAGCGAGGCCGGGCGCGGCGGCGCGTGGCCGTCGCCGCGCAGTTGGGAGATGGCGCTGCGGTTGATCGCCTTCGCGGAGGCCGCGGGCACCTCCCGGGACGTGCTGTCCACCCTGGTCCGGGGTGCCGTCGGGGACGGTCCGGGGCTGGAGCTGCTGGCCAGCCTGGACCGGATGGACCTGCCCGACCCCGAGGAACTGCTGGCCGACCCCGCCGCCGCCGTCCTGCCCGAGCGGGGAGACCTGCGCCAGGCGGTGCTGGACGCCGTGGTGGAGGCGGTCCGCCGACGCCCGGACCGGTCCCGCTGGGACGCGGCCTGGACGGTGCTCGGCCGGGCGGTGGAGACCGGCGCGCCGGACCTGGTGGTCGTCCCGGCGACCACGCTGGCCAGGCTGCGCCGTGAGGACTGGGACGTGCCGGCGGTGATCGACCGGGTCATGCCCGTGGCGTCGCTGGCCCGACGGGCCGACGAGACGGCCGAGCGGGTCGCGGCGACCACCGGAGCCAGCCGATGA
- a CDS encoding dihydrofolate reductase family protein, with protein MAKVISTLFISADGVAEIDPEWHFPYFDDNMGRAVTEDYDTSDVLLIGRETYDSFAGAWPDREAAGGEDAPFAKQLGDMRKVVVSRQPLEFSWRNSELVDGDLVDAVTALKADAGVKGILIPGSISVVQQLLAAGLVDELRLLIHPVAARKGRRLFDEGDGAYHLRVTATEVFPTGVIRVIYAPAEAPGAVGYDDIKDQVPAGS; from the coding sequence ATGGCCAAGGTCATCTCCACGCTGTTCATCTCGGCCGACGGCGTCGCCGAGATCGACCCCGAGTGGCACTTCCCCTACTTCGACGACAACATGGGCCGCGCCGTGACGGAGGACTACGACACCTCCGACGTGCTGCTCATCGGGCGCGAAACCTACGACAGCTTCGCCGGCGCGTGGCCCGACCGGGAGGCCGCCGGCGGCGAGGACGCGCCGTTCGCCAAGCAGCTCGGCGACATGCGCAAGGTCGTCGTCTCCCGCCAGCCGCTGGAGTTCTCCTGGCGCAACTCGGAGCTGGTCGACGGCGACCTCGTCGACGCCGTGACCGCGCTGAAGGCCGACGCCGGCGTCAAGGGCATCCTGATCCCCGGCTCGATCTCGGTGGTGCAGCAGCTGCTCGCCGCCGGTCTGGTCGACGAACTGCGGCTGCTGATCCACCCGGTCGCGGCGCGCAAGGGCCGTCGGCTGTTCGACGAGGGCGACGGCGCCTACCACCTGCGGGTGACCGCGACCGAGGTGTTCCCGACCGGCGTGATCCGGGTGATCTACGCGCCGGCCGAGGCGCCCGGCGCGGTCGGCTACGACGACATCAAGGACCAGGTGCCGGCCGGCAGCTGA
- a CDS encoding SMI1/KNR4 family protein: MTDPSLLLDRLTRRVRADEPESPLPPPLSAARIAEAERRLGFPLHPLLALIYREFANGGFGPDYQLLSLVDGPTDEQAVDSYLEARAADGGSDWAWPEGVLPILDWGCGMYACVDCRTEEGTVLLFEPNPGDPDLAWWVDSPSLAQWLDHYVEDTGWWVRAEDGDDVGEMPPWPHARARAAG, encoded by the coding sequence ATGACCGACCCTTCGCTCCTGCTGGACCGCCTGACCCGTCGGGTTCGCGCGGACGAGCCCGAGTCGCCGCTGCCCCCGCCGCTCTCCGCCGCCCGGATCGCCGAGGCCGAGCGCAGGCTGGGATTTCCGCTGCACCCCTTGCTGGCCCTGATCTACCGGGAGTTCGCCAACGGCGGGTTCGGGCCCGACTACCAGCTGCTGAGCCTCGTCGACGGACCGACCGACGAGCAGGCGGTCGACTCCTATCTGGAGGCCCGCGCGGCTGACGGGGGCAGCGACTGGGCCTGGCCCGAGGGAGTCCTGCCGATCCTCGACTGGGGTTGCGGTATGTACGCGTGCGTCGACTGCCGCACCGAGGAGGGCACGGTGCTGCTCTTCGAGCCGAATCCCGGCGATCCGGACCTGGCCTGGTGGGTGGATTCGCCGAGCCTGGCGCAGTGGCTCGACCACTACGTGGAGGACACCGGCTGGTGGGTACGCGCGGAGGACGGCGACGACGTGGGCGAGATGCCGCCGTGGCCGCACGCCCGGGCCCGCGCGGCCGGGTGA
- a CDS encoding nuclear transport factor 2 family protein: MEPTEVVQELWDRMQARDWVGLGELLADDLVVEWPVSAERIVGRDNYVRINAEYPEGWSIRVLRIVADGGSVVSEVEVPHDAVGLHRVASFWTVRAGRVIDGREYWTCPGSDPAPAWRARWTQRAGS; this comes from the coding sequence ATGGAGCCGACGGAGGTCGTTCAGGAGTTGTGGGATCGGATGCAGGCCCGTGACTGGGTCGGGCTCGGCGAGTTGCTGGCCGACGATCTGGTGGTGGAGTGGCCGGTCAGCGCCGAGCGGATCGTGGGGCGGGACAACTACGTCCGGATCAACGCGGAATATCCGGAGGGCTGGTCGATCCGGGTGCTCCGGATCGTGGCCGACGGGGGCTCGGTGGTCTCCGAGGTCGAGGTCCCGCACGATGCCGTGGGGCTGCACCGCGTGGCGTCGTTCTGGACGGTGCGGGCCGGCCGGGTGATCGACGGCCGGGAATACTGGACCTGTCCGGGTTCGGATCCCGCGCCGGCCTGGCGGGCCCGCTGGACACAGCGGGCGGGCAGCTGA
- a CDS encoding iron chaperone, with product MSEGFSAEERAAMKERAAELRAEGKKGAKKADELQALLDRIAQMAPDDRELAERVHVTITAAAPELSPKTWYGMPAYANAAGKIVVFFQDSGKFNYRYSTVGFQDAANLDEGDLWPVAYALTRWSPEVEKKLAELVRAAVS from the coding sequence ATGTCCGAGGGCTTCAGCGCCGAGGAGCGCGCCGCGATGAAGGAGCGCGCCGCCGAGCTGCGCGCCGAGGGGAAGAAGGGCGCCAAGAAGGCGGACGAGTTGCAGGCGCTGCTCGACCGGATCGCGCAGATGGCGCCGGACGACCGCGAGCTGGCCGAGCGCGTGCACGTGACGATCACCGCCGCCGCCCCGGAGCTGTCGCCGAAGACCTGGTACGGCATGCCCGCGTACGCCAACGCGGCCGGCAAGATCGTCGTCTTCTTCCAGGACTCGGGGAAGTTCAACTACCGCTACTCGACCGTGGGTTTCCAGGACGCGGCCAACCTCGACGAAGGTGACCTCTGGCCGGTGGCGTACGCCCTGACCAGGTGGAGCCCGGAGGTGGAGAAGAAGCTCGCGGAGCTGGTGCGGGCGGCGGTCTCCTGA
- a CDS encoding FAD-dependent oxidoreductase: MTVRPDVVVLGSGVIGLSTGIRLAEGGARVLVRTAAPPARTTSALASAMVGPNLSPPDDPQHAWTDETLRVLRAEPMPGVAVRDGTLAARPAGATPPFAERTPGFRPLADDERPAGFGTAFAVRLPLVDMPVYLAYLLGRLREAGGAVREEPVGSLDEAAALAPVVVNCTGLAARALTGDPDLHPVRGPRIVVRNPGLDRFFMEAPMAPTWASIFPHGDHVVLGGAQRRSDDTTPDPAEAADILARCAAIEPALAGAEVLEHTVGLRPGRAAPRVEAERRGGALVVHNYGHAGNGVMLSWGCARDAAALALGAPPA; the protein is encoded by the coding sequence ATGACCGTACGTCCGGACGTCGTCGTCCTCGGCTCCGGCGTGATCGGCCTCAGCACCGGCATCCGGCTGGCGGAGGGCGGCGCCCGGGTCCTCGTGCGCACCGCCGCGCCGCCCGCGCGGACGACCTCGGCGCTGGCCTCGGCGATGGTCGGGCCGAACCTGTCGCCGCCCGACGACCCGCAGCACGCGTGGACCGACGAGACGCTGCGGGTGCTGCGCGCCGAGCCGATGCCGGGTGTGGCGGTGCGGGACGGCACGCTCGCCGCCCGGCCCGCCGGGGCCACGCCCCCGTTCGCCGAGCGGACGCCGGGTTTCCGGCCGCTCGCCGACGACGAGCGGCCGGCCGGGTTCGGCACCGCGTTCGCCGTCCGGCTGCCCCTGGTCGACATGCCGGTCTACCTGGCATACCTCCTGGGCCGCCTCCGGGAGGCGGGCGGTGCGGTCCGCGAGGAGCCGGTCGGCTCGCTCGACGAGGCGGCGGCCCTGGCCCCGGTGGTGGTCAACTGCACCGGGCTGGCGGCGCGGGCCCTGACCGGCGATCCCGACCTGCACCCGGTGCGGGGCCCCCGGATCGTGGTGCGCAACCCCGGACTCGACCGGTTCTTCATGGAGGCGCCGATGGCGCCGACCTGGGCGTCGATCTTCCCGCACGGCGACCACGTGGTGCTCGGCGGCGCGCAGCGGCGCAGCGACGACACCACGCCCGACCCGGCCGAGGCGGCCGACATCCTCGCGCGGTGCGCCGCGATCGAGCCCGCCCTGGCCGGCGCCGAGGTGCTGGAGCACACGGTCGGGCTGCGCCCCGGCCGCGCGGCGCCCCGGGTGGAGGCGGAGCGGCGCGGCGGTGCGCTCGTCGTGCACAACTACGGTCACGCGGGCAACGGCGTGATGCTGTCCTGGGGCTGTGCCCGCGACGCCGCGGCGCTGGCCCTGGGCGCGCCGCCGGCCTAG
- a CDS encoding ArsR/SmtB family transcription factor — protein sequence MPSPATSDPYLDHAFAALGDPVRRALVTRLARGEATVGELAEPFDLTPQAISHHVGVLRRCGLVEQRRDGTRRPCRLRVDQLTLLGTWIDDQRRTWNDRLDALDAHLGGRTDPR from the coding sequence ATGCCCTCCCCCGCCACCTCGGATCCGTACCTCGACCACGCCTTCGCCGCCCTCGGCGACCCGGTGCGTCGCGCCTTGGTCACCCGGCTCGCCCGCGGCGAGGCCACCGTGGGCGAGCTGGCCGAGCCGTTCGACCTGACCCCGCAGGCGATCTCGCACCACGTCGGGGTGCTACGGCGCTGCGGCCTGGTCGAGCAACGACGCGACGGCACCCGGCGGCCGTGTCGGCTCCGGGTCGACCAGCTCACGCTGCTCGGCACCTGGATCGACGACCAGCGCCGGACGTGGAACGACCGGCTCGACGCCCTCGACGCCCACCTGGGCGGACGGACGGACCCGCGATGA
- a CDS encoding SRPBCC family protein translates to MTARAERHGDELIAHRRLTAGPDRVWAAFTSPASIAAFWGGSHATVPPGSVTVDLRPGGEFALDTRAPDGRTRRLRFVYVSVTAPHELVFDEPVTGLRTTVAIRPAGDGTELTVHQRRLPPALRTDQAAGGLAAILDALAAHLRDDEPSEKGDENVPTEPA, encoded by the coding sequence ATGACCGCCCGCGCCGAGCGGCACGGCGACGAGCTGATCGCCCACCGCCGCCTCACGGCCGGGCCCGACCGGGTCTGGGCGGCCTTCACCTCGCCGGCGAGCATCGCGGCGTTCTGGGGCGGCTCGCACGCCACCGTGCCGCCCGGGTCGGTGACCGTCGACCTGCGTCCCGGCGGGGAGTTCGCGCTGGACACCCGCGCGCCGGACGGCCGGACCCGACGGCTCCGCTTCGTCTACGTGAGCGTCACCGCACCGCACGAACTCGTCTTCGACGAGCCGGTCACCGGCCTGCGCACGACGGTCGCAATCCGGCCCGCCGGCGACGGCACGGAGCTCACCGTCCACCAGCGACGGCTACCTCCCGCACTCCGCACCGACCAGGCGGCCGGCGGGCTCGCCGCGATCCTGGACGCCCTCGCCGCCCACCTGCGCGACGACGAGCCATCCGAGAAAGGTGACGAGAATGTCCCGACCGAGCCAGCGTGA
- a CDS encoding nuclear transport factor 2 family protein, with the protein MSRPSQRDLVAEYFAGFRASDHRRILATLTEDVEWVIHGHRTTRGRAEFDGEIENPAFTGSPRLDVQRVHEDGPVVVATGEGRGVSVDHGPFRFAFNDLFTFRDGLIARVDSYVVPLP; encoded by the coding sequence ATGTCCCGACCGAGCCAGCGTGACCTGGTCGCCGAGTATTTCGCCGGCTTCCGGGCGAGCGACCACCGACGCATCCTCGCCACGCTCACCGAGGACGTGGAGTGGGTCATCCACGGCCACCGCACCACCCGGGGCCGGGCCGAGTTCGACGGTGAGATCGAGAACCCGGCCTTCACCGGCAGCCCACGACTCGACGTGCAGCGGGTGCACGAGGACGGTCCGGTCGTCGTGGCCACCGGCGAGGGTCGGGGGGTCAGCGTCGACCACGGACCGTTCCGCTTCGCCTTCAACGACCTGTTCACCTTCCGCGACGGCCTCATCGCCCGCGTCGACTCCTACGTCGTCCCGCTGCCCTGA
- the pyrE gene encoding orotate phosphoribosyltransferase: MKRDHLARQVVATARLTGDFTLRSGRIAHEYFDKYQFEADPVLLDALAEQMADLVPDGTEVLAGLEMGGIAVVTALGRHTGLPCAFVRKTAKSYGTARLAEGAAVNGRTVLVVEDVVTSGGQVVLSTRDLRDLGARVDAAVCVIDRQEGGAEALAAEGVTLHALFTRVDLDRSGRTPAS, from the coding sequence GTGAAACGTGACCATCTCGCGCGTCAGGTCGTGGCCACCGCCCGACTCACCGGTGACTTCACCCTGCGGTCCGGCCGGATCGCCCACGAATACTTCGACAAGTATCAGTTCGAGGCGGACCCGGTGCTGCTCGACGCGCTCGCGGAGCAGATGGCCGACCTGGTGCCGGACGGGACCGAGGTGCTGGCCGGCCTGGAGATGGGCGGCATAGCGGTGGTGACCGCGCTGGGCCGCCACACCGGCCTGCCCTGCGCGTTCGTGCGCAAGACGGCGAAGTCCTACGGGACGGCCCGCCTGGCCGAGGGCGCGGCGGTGAACGGCCGGACGGTGCTCGTGGTGGAGGACGTGGTGACCTCGGGCGGGCAGGTCGTGCTCTCCACCCGGGACCTGCGCGACCTGGGCGCCCGGGTCGACGCCGCCGTCTGCGTGATCGATCGCCAGGAGGGCGGAGCGGAGGCGTTGGCCGCCGAGGGCGTCACGCTGCACGCGTTGTTCACCCGCGTGGATCTCGACCGGAGCGGGCGGACACCGGCGTCGTGA
- a CDS encoding dihydrofolate reductase family protein, with amino-acid sequence MRDLVYTGFMSLDGVVDSPGGGPGEDHRSGGWVVKDIEFSPEAFSLKGEELADTTALMFGRRSYEAFAPTWRDSEDHAPYRDLPKYVVSTGLAEDALVDGWGPTTVLRSTDDVAALKRGEGGAIFIHGSAELARRLSEAGLIDRYHLLVFPVLLGAGKSLFDQADRDKQLLRLRDSATYPNGIVKLIYDVTR; translated from the coding sequence ATGCGTGATCTTGTGTATACCGGTTTCATGTCCCTGGACGGCGTCGTGGACTCCCCCGGCGGCGGGCCGGGCGAGGACCACCGCAGCGGCGGATGGGTGGTCAAGGACATCGAGTTCTCGCCGGAGGCCTTCTCGCTCAAGGGTGAGGAGCTCGCGGACACCACGGCGCTGATGTTCGGCCGGCGCAGCTACGAGGCGTTCGCGCCGACCTGGCGCGACTCGGAGGACCACGCCCCCTACCGGGACCTGCCGAAGTACGTGGTCTCCACCGGCCTGGCCGAGGACGCCCTGGTCGACGGCTGGGGCCCGACGACGGTCCTGCGCTCGACCGACGACGTCGCCGCGCTGAAGCGGGGTGAGGGCGGCGCCATCTTCATCCACGGCAGCGCGGAACTCGCCCGCCGCCTGTCCGAGGCCGGCCTGATCGACCGCTACCACCTGCTCGTCTTCCCGGTGCTCCTCGGCGCCGGCAAGAGCCTGTTCGACCAGGCCGACCGGGACAAGCAGCTGCTGCGGCTGCGGGACTCCGCCACCTACCCGAACGGCATCGTCAAGCTGATCTACGACGTCACCCGCTGA